Proteins encoded by one window of Candidatus Zixiibacteriota bacterium:
- a CDS encoding MFS transporter, with product MSTLDGSILNVALPTIAADLGADIHLVAWVVLAYTLTIISLMLIFGAWTERKGYDFAYRFAYSFFVLGSAACALSPSIHSLILARVVQGIGSAMFQAVGPGLVTAVFPAEQRGRGIGMMVMMVAAGLMAGPPLGGFILQFLPWQWIFVINLPIGAVGIALAARYFRLLPKPEDDRPIYLAGGAAIATALVAGTLALSMVSEHALRDWQVWAPALAAAGAFLLFLRYESRPARHMIGLDMFRNRQFSTAIAAAILMFVTMAGGAILLPFYFESVKGYGPSRIGLFLVIIPAIMFVVAPLSGRISDRIGSLFLTTSGAAVAAFGQYLLLHLDAASSDAFIMLVLAVIGLGAAIFNTPNSSSIMGSVGPTERARASSIIGTARNIGNSIGIAMATALFAYFRSRRAVSLGDPAALFVAAFHDVVKVSLGVALLTVPLCLTRHNRPRPGQGGGAPEPPAAGV from the coding sequence ATGTCGACCCTGGACGGGTCGATCCTCAACGTGGCCCTGCCCACGATCGCCGCCGACCTGGGGGCGGACATTCACCTGGTGGCATGGGTTGTCCTCGCCTATACGCTGACGATCATCTCGCTCATGCTCATCTTCGGCGCCTGGACCGAGCGCAAGGGGTACGACTTCGCCTACCGGTTCGCCTACTCGTTTTTCGTTCTCGGGTCGGCGGCCTGTGCGCTGAGCCCGTCGATCCACTCGCTCATCCTCGCCCGGGTAGTGCAGGGGATAGGGTCGGCGATGTTTCAGGCGGTCGGACCGGGTCTGGTGACGGCCGTCTTTCCGGCGGAACAGAGGGGGAGAGGGATCGGGATGATGGTGATGATGGTGGCGGCCGGGCTGATGGCCGGGCCGCCGCTGGGCGGGTTCATTTTGCAGTTTCTCCCGTGGCAGTGGATTTTCGTGATCAATCTTCCCATCGGCGCCGTGGGGATCGCGCTGGCGGCCCGCTATTTCCGGCTCCTACCGAAGCCGGAGGACGATCGCCCGATCTACCTGGCCGGCGGGGCGGCGATCGCGACCGCCCTGGTGGCCGGCACACTGGCGTTGTCGATGGTTTCGGAGCACGCGCTGCGCGACTGGCAGGTTTGGGCGCCGGCGCTGGCGGCGGCGGGGGCGTTCCTGCTGTTCCTTCGCTACGAGAGCCGCCCGGCGCGCCACATGATCGGCCTGGACATGTTCCGGAACCGCCAGTTCTCCACCGCGATTGCGGCGGCGATCCTGATGTTCGTTACCATGGCCGGCGGGGCCATTCTCCTGCCGTTCTATTTTGAAAGCGTCAAGGGGTACGGCCCCAGCCGCATCGGCCTGTTCCTCGTGATCATCCCCGCCATCATGTTCGTGGTGGCGCCGCTGTCGGGGCGAATCTCCGACCGCATCGGGTCTCTTTTCCTCACGACGAGCGGAGCGGCGGTGGCGGCTTTCGGGCAGTATCTGCTGCTGCACCTGGATGCCGCTTCATCAGACGCTTTCATCATGCTCGTGCTGGCGGTCATCGGCCTGGGCGCGGCCATCTTCAACACGCCCAACTCCTCGTCGATCATGGGGTCGGTCGGACCGACGGAGCGGGCCCGGGCCAGCAGCATTATCGGGACCGCGCGCAACATCGGCAACTCGATCGGGATCGCAATGGCGACAGCTCTCTTCGCCTATTTTCGGTCGCGGCGGGCGGTCAGTCTCGGCGACCCGGCCGCCCTGTTCGTCGCGGCCTTCCATGATGTCGTGAAGGTCTCGCTCGGGGTGGCGCTGTTGACGGTGCCGCTGTGCCTCACGCGGCACAACCGGCCGCGTCCGGGACAAGGGGGCGGAGCGCCGGAGCCTCCCGCCGCCGGAGTCTGA
- a CDS encoding RNA polymerase sigma factor encodes MHKTVPELVDDFVRGSDAAFTELVHRYQRKVYSLAYQVLGNHLDADEVVQETFVRIYRRRKELAEVKFFSTFLLRIASNYAIDVLRKQRGHSRMPEDSSSLPGEVQIDLARQVATPSEEFENRALLEEIKRALRELPPRQQLTAILHDIEGYSKAEIAAMLGCPEATVRSNLHIARSKLRKALKKRLRKGS; translated from the coding sequence ATGCATAAGACTGTCCCGGAGTTAGTGGATGATTTCGTCCGAGGGAGTGACGCCGCCTTCACTGAACTTGTCCACCGGTACCAGCGGAAGGTCTACTCCCTGGCCTACCAGGTGCTCGGCAATCACCTGGATGCCGATGAAGTCGTCCAGGAGACCTTTGTCCGCATTTATCGACGACGAAAGGAGCTGGCCGAAGTAAAGTTTTTCTCGACCTTCCTGCTGCGCATCGCGTCCAACTACGCCATTGACGTCCTGCGCAAGCAGAGGGGCCACAGCCGGATGCCGGAAGATTCGTCCTCCCTGCCGGGGGAGGTCCAGATCGATCTGGCCCGGCAGGTGGCCACGCCGAGCGAAGAATTCGAGAACAGGGCTTTGCTGGAGGAGATCAAGCGGGCGCTCAGGGAGCTTCCTCCGCGACAACAACTAACCGCCATTCTGCACGACATCGAAGGGTATTCGAAGGCGGAGATCGCGGCGATGTTGGGTTGCCCGGAGGCGACCGTCCGCTCCAATCTCCATATCGCCAGATCCAAACTGCGAAAGGCCCTGAAGAAGCGCCTGAGGAAAGGGAGTTGA
- a CDS encoding zf-HC2 domain-containing protein: MTCSDVVARLDDFLDGELSAEAAGRVRDHLADCAACRREHDLAVQVRGLLGSAAAPDPGDEYFAESESHILARTVLAGDPEAVRRGGGEGAAPRSSTALLRALVSVAASLAILFAAIYLGSSRELLISRTIGPEIPVLATAEVRSELGDSPVFTREDRARITRGMMLIGGPGILGRFTALPQIVKTNPLDES; encoded by the coding sequence ATGACCTGCTCTGATGTCGTAGCGCGGCTGGATGACTTTCTCGACGGCGAGCTGTCGGCCGAAGCCGCCGGGCGCGTGCGCGACCACCTGGCTGACTGCGCAGCCTGCCGGCGCGAACATGACCTCGCCGTCCAAGTCCGCGGCCTGCTCGGCTCGGCCGCCGCGCCCGACCCCGGGGACGAGTATTTCGCCGAAAGCGAGAGCCATATCCTCGCCCGCACGGTTCTGGCCGGCGACCCAGAGGCGGTTCGCCGCGGGGGCGGCGAAGGCGCCGCGCCGCGCTCCTCCACCGCCCTCCTGCGGGCGCTGGTGTCGGTGGCGGCCTCGCTGGCGATCCTCTTCGCCGCCATCTACCTCGGATCCAGCCGGGAGCTCCTGATCAGCCGGACGATCGGCCCGGAGATTCCCGTGCTGGCGACGGCCGAGGTGCGCTCCGAGCTCGGCGACAGCCCGGTCTTCACCCGCGAAGATCGGGCCCGGATCACCCGCGGCATGATGCTCATCGGCGGGCCGGGAATCCTCGGCCGTTTCACCGCCCTGCCGCAGATAGTCAAAACCAACCCGCTCGACGAATCGTAA
- a CDS encoding phosphopentomutase, with protein MYIRRAIILVIDACGVGALPDAAAYDDVGAATVPHCAAAVGGLDLPNCRRLGLGNIVPIAGVPPVAAPAAAFGKMAEQSAGKDSTAGHWEIAGLITPVPFPTYPHGFPPSLVREFELQAGVRTIGNIPASGTAIIEQFGEEHLRSGAVILYTSADSVWQMAAHEERYPLAEQYRYCEAARELLTGEHAVARVIARPFIGSPGRFVRTAGRRDFSLPPGGPTLLDLMVAAGRPTYAVGKIWDLFAARGITSHVKPEGNAAGMEATIELVRGDRDHGLIFTNLVDFDQAWGHRRDPANFALALEDFDRRLGALLDALREDDMLIITADHGCDPTLARHTDHTREYVPLLAYGRRVKAGVNLGARATFADVGATVAELFRLPGSLAGNSFAGEVGLR; from the coding sequence ATGTATATCCGGCGCGCCATCATCCTTGTCATCGACGCCTGCGGGGTCGGCGCTTTGCCTGACGCCGCTGCATACGACGACGTCGGGGCCGCCACCGTCCCGCACTGCGCCGCCGCGGTCGGCGGGCTGGACCTGCCGAACTGCCGGCGCCTCGGCCTCGGCAACATCGTCCCCATCGCCGGCGTCCCCCCGGTCGCCGCGCCGGCGGCCGCGTTCGGCAAGATGGCCGAGCAGTCGGCCGGCAAAGACTCGACCGCCGGCCACTGGGAAATCGCCGGTCTCATCACCCCGGTGCCCTTTCCGACCTACCCGCACGGTTTCCCGCCAAGCCTTGTCCGAGAGTTCGAGCTCCAGGCGGGCGTCCGGACGATCGGCAACATCCCCGCCTCCGGGACCGCCATCATCGAGCAGTTCGGCGAAGAGCATCTCCGGTCCGGGGCGGTTATCCTGTATACCTCGGCCGACTCGGTCTGGCAAATGGCCGCCCACGAGGAGCGCTACCCCTTGGCCGAGCAGTATCGCTACTGCGAGGCGGCCCGCGAACTGCTCACCGGTGAGCACGCGGTCGCCCGGGTGATCGCCCGCCCCTTCATCGGCTCCCCCGGACGGTTTGTCCGCACCGCCGGCCGCCGCGATTTCTCGCTGCCCCCCGGCGGACCCACCCTGCTCGACCTGATGGTCGCGGCCGGCCGCCCCACGTACGCGGTCGGCAAGATCTGGGACCTGTTCGCCGCCCGGGGCATCACTTCCCACGTGAAGCCCGAGGGCAACGCGGCGGGCATGGAAGCGACCATCGAGCTGGTCCGGGGCGACCGCGACCATGGCCTCATTTTCACGAACCTCGTCGATTTCGATCAGGCCTGGGGGCATCGCCGCGACCCGGCGAATTTCGCCCTCGCCCTGGAGGATTTCGACCGCCGCCTCGGCGCGCTCCTTGACGCCCTGCGCGAGGATGACATGCTGATCATCACGGCCGACCACGGCTGTGACCCGACCCTGGCGCGCCACACCGATCACACCCGCGAGTATGTCCCGCTCCTGGCGTACGGGCGGCGGGTGAAAGCCGGCGTCAATCTCGGCGCCCGCGCGACCTTCGCCGACGTCGGCGCCACGGTCGCCGAGCTGTTCCGCCTGCCGGGCAGCCTGGCCGGGAACTCCTTCGCCGGAGAGGTGGGACTGCGATGA
- the deoC gene encoding deoxyribose-phosphate aldolase, with amino-acid sequence MSDPLLHELHRRFDHAALKPDVTAADIGRLCAEARAHEFCGVAVNPVWIPLCGDHLRGTGVKVIGVAAFPLGANRTDVKVEEAVKGAADGAREIDLVANIGWLVEGRCADVAREISAVRRALPYNVLLKVIIEAGLLPASRWAEAAQAVIDGGAQFVKTGTGFFGGATVEQVRALSRAAGGRIEVKASGGIRTLADARAMLAAGASRLGSSASVAIMRELASPEPGGDTAAGSH; translated from the coding sequence ATGAGCGACCCGCTCCTGCACGAGCTCCACCGTCGCTTCGATCACGCCGCGCTGAAACCGGACGTCACCGCGGCCGACATCGGGCGGCTGTGCGCCGAGGCGCGCGCCCACGAATTCTGCGGCGTCGCCGTCAATCCCGTCTGGATCCCCCTCTGCGGCGATCACCTCCGGGGAACGGGCGTCAAAGTGATCGGGGTCGCCGCCTTCCCGCTCGGAGCGAACCGCACCGACGTCAAGGTTGAAGAAGCCGTGAAGGGCGCGGCCGATGGTGCGCGGGAGATCGACTTGGTCGCCAACATCGGCTGGCTGGTCGAGGGACGGTGCGCGGACGTCGCGCGCGAGATCAGCGCCGTGCGCCGCGCCCTCCCCTACAACGTCCTGCTCAAAGTGATCATCGAGGCCGGCCTTCTCCCCGCCTCCCGCTGGGCCGAAGCGGCGCAGGCGGTGATCGACGGCGGCGCACAATTCGTCAAGACCGGCACCGGGTTTTTCGGCGGGGCGACCGTGGAGCAGGTGCGCGCTCTTTCTCGGGCAGCTGGCGGCCGGATCGAGGTCAAAGCCTCGGGCGGGATCCGCACGCTGGCCGATGCGCGCGCCATGCTCGCCGCCGGCGCCTCGCGGCTGGGCAGCTCGGCCTCGGTCGCGATCATGCGCGAACTGGCCAGCCCGGAACCGGGCGGCGACACCGCAGCCGGGTCTCACTGA
- a CDS encoding DEAD/DEAH box helicase: MNLEQVLDLLRSDKDISENVTHWRSFDARPARYVDFPGALDGRLIGALKTRGIDRLYTHQGEAVAHVAAGRDVVVVTPTASGKTLCYNLPVLDRIMREPESRALYLFPTKALSQDQLSELYDLIQKLGVDIGTYTFDGDTPQTARRRIRAAGHIVITNPDMLHAGILPHHTKWIKLFENLKYVVIDEVHQYRGIFGSHLANVITRLRRICRFYGSDPQFICCSATIANPAELTARIIGRPVELVDNNGAPAGEKHFLIYNPPVVNKQLGIRRSALNEAARLGALFLRQRIQTIIFAHYRLYVEVLLTYLQRELQGDFGRGVVIAGYRGGYLPNERRAIEQGLRAGRIHGVVSTNALELGLDIGSLDVSIIVGYPGTMASLWQQAGRAGRRSKTSLTVMIANSTAINQFLCAEPEYIFGRTPESGIIDPNNLIIRSNHLKCAAFELPFEEHEYARDDGTREILEYLEDAKIVRHAGARYHWSSEIYPAQEVSLRSASPENFVILNESNRSEVIGEVDFFSAPIFLHPQAIYLHRANQYQVTRLDWEGRKAYVKEVSVDYYTDAETKTDLKVLDVDRTRRFGEADISCGEVTVTSVTVLFKKIKFETHENVGWGKLTMPEIEMHTHAVWYSFAGDVAFRVGVGGEDFGGALRGLANILGKIAPLWVMCDARDLRAVSQVRAPFTECPTIFLYENIPGGVGLAEKLFTEHERLCEAVYHRLRGCGCEAGCPACVGPSMEIGAGGKAGALRLLEYMLATAPV, translated from the coding sequence ATGAACCTCGAACAAGTTCTCGATCTCCTCCGCTCCGACAAGGACATTTCTGAGAATGTGACGCACTGGCGGTCGTTCGATGCCCGTCCGGCCCGCTATGTCGATTTCCCCGGCGCCCTCGACGGCCGCCTGATTGGGGCCCTCAAGACCCGCGGCATCGACCGCCTCTACACCCACCAGGGCGAGGCGGTCGCCCACGTAGCCGCCGGCCGCGACGTGGTCGTCGTCACCCCCACCGCCTCCGGCAAGACGCTCTGCTACAACCTCCCGGTCCTCGACCGCATCATGCGCGAGCCGGAGTCGCGGGCGCTCTACCTGTTTCCCACCAAGGCCCTCTCCCAGGACCAGCTCTCGGAGCTGTACGACCTGATCCAGAAGCTGGGAGTCGATATCGGGACGTATACGTTCGACGGCGACACGCCGCAGACGGCGCGGCGGAGGATTCGCGCGGCCGGCCACATCGTCATCACCAACCCCGACATGCTCCACGCCGGCATTCTCCCCCACCACACGAAGTGGATCAAGCTGTTCGAGAACCTGAAGTACGTGGTGATCGACGAGGTCCACCAGTACCGGGGCATCTTCGGCTCCCACCTGGCGAACGTGATCACGCGCCTGCGGCGGATCTGCCGGTTTTACGGCTCCGACCCGCAGTTTATCTGCTGCTCGGCGACCATCGCCAACCCGGCCGAGTTGACCGCGCGGATCATCGGCCGCCCGGTCGAGCTGGTGGACAACAACGGTGCGCCCGCCGGCGAGAAGCACTTTCTCATCTACAATCCGCCGGTGGTGAACAAGCAGCTCGGGATTCGCCGCTCTGCCCTCAACGAGGCCGCCCGCCTGGGCGCCCTCTTTCTGCGGCAGCGCATCCAGACCATCATCTTCGCCCACTACCGGCTCTACGTCGAGGTGCTCCTCACCTACCTCCAGCGCGAGCTGCAGGGGGATTTTGGCCGCGGCGTCGTCATTGCCGGCTACCGCGGCGGCTACCTGCCGAACGAGCGCCGCGCCATCGAACAGGGTCTCCGGGCGGGGCGCATCCACGGCGTCGTCTCCACCAATGCCCTGGAACTCGGGCTCGATATCGGCAGTCTCGACGTCTCCATCATCGTCGGCTACCCCGGCACCATGGCCTCGCTCTGGCAGCAGGCCGGGCGGGCCGGACGGCGCTCGAAGACATCGCTTACCGTCATGATCGCCAACTCGACCGCCATCAACCAGTTCCTCTGCGCCGAACCGGAGTACATCTTCGGCCGCACCCCCGAATCCGGCATCATCGACCCGAACAACCTCATCATCCGCAGCAACCACCTCAAGTGCGCGGCCTTCGAACTCCCCTTCGAGGAGCACGAGTACGCCCGCGACGACGGCACCCGCGAGATCCTCGAGTACCTCGAGGACGCCAAGATCGTCCGCCACGCCGGCGCCCGCTACCACTGGTCGTCGGAAATCTACCCCGCCCAGGAGGTGTCGCTGCGCTCCGCCTCCCCGGAAAACTTCGTCATCCTCAACGAGAGCAACCGCTCCGAGGTGATCGGCGAGGTCGATTTCTTCTCCGCGCCCATCTTCCTCCACCCGCAGGCAATCTACCTCCACCGCGCCAACCAGTACCAGGTCACCCGCCTGGACTGGGAGGGGCGCAAGGCGTACGTGAAAGAGGTCTCCGTCGATTACTACACCGACGCCGAAACCAAGACTGACCTGAAGGTGCTCGATGTCGACCGGACCCGGCGGTTCGGCGAGGCCGACATTTCGTGCGGCGAGGTCACGGTGACCAGTGTCACCGTGCTGTTCAAGAAAATCAAGTTCGAGACCCACGAGAACGTCGGGTGGGGCAAACTCACCATGCCGGAGATCGAGATGCACACCCACGCAGTGTGGTACTCGTTCGCGGGCGACGTGGCTTTCCGGGTCGGGGTGGGCGGCGAGGATTTCGGCGGGGCGTTGCGCGGCCTCGCCAACATCCTCGGCAAGATCGCCCCCCTGTGGGTGATGTGCGACGCGCGCGATCTGCGCGCCGTCTCCCAGGTCCGCGCCCCCTTCACCGAGTGCCCCACCATCTTCCTCTACGAAAACATCCCCGGCGGCGTGGGGCTGGCCGAGAAGCTCTTCACCGAGCACGAACGGCTCTGCGAGGCGGTCTACCACCGCCTCCGCGGCTGCGGCTGTGAGGCCGGCTGTCCCGCCTGTGTCGGACCGTCCATGGAAATCGGGGCCGGCGGCAAGGCGGGCGCCCTCCGCCTCCTGGAGTACATGCTCGCCACCGCCCCCGTCTAG
- a CDS encoding MCE family protein, translating into MRSTVGVKWGGLKVGILIMLAILVLLWASLSGGGTSIFSAKFTYHSYFKNVSGMVAGAPVWMAGVEVGNVRRIEFVNLDSLRRVLITFTVKESVHKMVTSDARVQLGTIGFLGDKYLEVIPGGIGGPVLPEGSLIPPQDVGSAEAVFAAAENAIGEAEALAANLDTLLARANAGVGTLGMLATNQELYVQMTRLASEMADLARGLQANQKELLTSVTRAANTMADVGEKLDDSTGTVGRLVTDTMLYANLTALTSQLDSTLTKINRAEGSLGLLVNDTTLYVEIAALLARSNRLVKDIQDDPKKYLGFSIF; encoded by the coding sequence ATGAGAAGTACGGTCGGTGTCAAGTGGGGCGGGTTGAAGGTGGGGATCCTCATCATGCTGGCGATCCTGGTTCTGCTCTGGGCCTCGCTCAGCGGCGGCGGAACCTCGATCTTCTCCGCCAAATTCACCTACCACTCTTACTTTAAGAATGTCAGCGGAATGGTCGCCGGGGCGCCGGTGTGGATGGCCGGGGTCGAAGTCGGGAACGTCCGCCGCATCGAATTCGTCAACCTCGACAGCCTCCGGCGGGTCCTGATCACCTTCACGGTCAAAGAGTCGGTGCACAAGATGGTGACAAGCGACGCCCGGGTGCAGCTCGGGACGATCGGGTTTCTCGGCGACAAGTACCTCGAAGTGATCCCCGGGGGAATCGGCGGGCCGGTCCTTCCCGAGGGATCGCTCATTCCGCCCCAAGACGTGGGGAGCGCCGAAGCGGTATTCGCGGCGGCCGAGAATGCCATCGGTGAGGCGGAGGCGCTGGCGGCCAACCTCGATACGCTGCTCGCCCGGGCCAACGCCGGCGTCGGCACGCTCGGAATGCTCGCCACCAACCAGGAGTTGTACGTGCAGATGACGCGGCTGGCCTCCGAGATGGCCGACCTCGCCCGCGGTCTCCAGGCCAACCAAAAGGAACTGCTGACCTCGGTGACCCGGGCGGCCAACACGATGGCCGACGTGGGGGAGAAGCTCGATGACTCGACGGGGACAGTCGGGCGGCTGGTGACCGACACCATGCTCTACGCCAATCTGACTGCGCTTACCTCGCAGTTGGACTCGACCCTGACGAAGATCAACCGGGCCGAAGGGAGTCTCGGGCTGCTGGTCAACGATACGACCCTGTACGTGGAGATCGCCGCTCTGTTGGCCCGGAGCAACCGGCTGGTCAAGGATATTCAGGACGATCCGAAAAAGTATCTGGGGTTTTCGATTTTCTGA
- a CDS encoding ATP-binding cassette domain-containing protein has translation MIALRSVHFAYADRPILRDVSFSLAEGESMVILGPSGSGKSTILRLILGLECPQRGDVIIDGESICRMKESRKIDVRKKIGMVFQAGALFDSLTVGENVAYYLLEHTRLPWDEVDRRAREMLGFVGLDADEIIDKLPEELSGGMQRRVAIGRALLSTNPRIMLYDEPTTGLDPRSTEQVLKLIQRLNADKGTASVVVTHEIADALAVADRFVLISAGEVAFDGTFEALRDSADPRVLDFLAPFRESFAEVSRKRFI, from the coding sequence GTGATCGCGCTCCGCAGCGTCCATTTCGCCTACGCCGACCGGCCCATTCTCCGGGATGTGTCGTTTTCGCTGGCGGAGGGGGAGTCCATGGTGATCCTGGGGCCGTCGGGCTCCGGCAAGTCGACCATCCTCCGGCTCATCCTCGGGCTGGAGTGTCCCCAGCGGGGCGACGTGATCATCGACGGCGAGAGCATTTGCCGCATGAAGGAGTCACGGAAGATCGATGTGCGCAAGAAGATCGGGATGGTGTTCCAGGCGGGGGCGCTGTTTGATTCGCTCACCGTGGGCGAAAATGTCGCCTACTACCTGCTGGAGCACACCCGGCTGCCGTGGGACGAGGTCGACCGCCGGGCGCGCGAGATGCTCGGGTTCGTCGGGCTCGACGCGGACGAGATCATCGACAAGCTGCCCGAGGAGCTCTCCGGCGGCATGCAGCGGCGGGTGGCGATCGGGCGGGCGCTGCTGTCGACCAATCCCCGAATCATGCTCTACGACGAGCCGACAACGGGTCTCGATCCGCGTTCCACCGAGCAGGTGCTCAAGCTCATCCAGCGGCTGAACGCGGACAAGGGAACGGCGTCGGTGGTGGTGACCCACGAGATCGCCGATGCGCTCGCGGTGGCCGACCGGTTTGTGCTCATATCGGCCGGCGAGGTGGCGTTCGACGGGACCTTCGAGGCTCTCCGCGATAGCGCCGATCCCCGGGTGCTCGATTTCCTCGCCCCCTTCCGGGAATCGTTTGCGGAAGTCAGCAGAAAACGTTTTATATAG